One stretch of Arachis duranensis cultivar V14167 chromosome 1, aradu.V14167.gnm2.J7QH, whole genome shotgun sequence DNA includes these proteins:
- the LOC107496205 gene encoding uncharacterized protein LOC107496205 has product MTSSKDKGKRKLPMDQGTTQNYKLRFLKPVIKPSMFKLSLPITPNELPNRTPYLDLVVPDGRNNPFRCFWSPVQSGKIVLTRGWQEFYQTYKINLDSMLYFTHKGNSNFQVRIFDFGGIENSYQLCDPEEPPYVRTGDYQIAKCINIPPSTNAKAVAAKVKTKWPFFVMDLTARMMSSRFLPNVLHLSHFTGQRHPIILTHGHIEVKVTYTRYIGKKDGSFGVISGGWENFASLCNFKPGDVGIFEAISTEPVTIIKVRCR; this is encoded by the exons ATGACGTCTTCGAAGGACAAGGGTAAGAGAAAGCTACCGATGGATCAGGGTACCACACAGAACTACAAGTTGAGATTTCTAAAGCCAGTAATAAAGCCATCAATGTTTAAACTG TCATTACCTATAACTCCGAATGAGCTCCCAAATCGTACCCCGTACCTGGACCTGGTTGTGCCTGACGGAAGGAATAACCCCTTTCGGTGCTTTTGGTCGCCAGTCCAAAGTGGCAAAATTGTATTGACTCGTGGCTGGCAGGAGTTCTACCAGACATACAAAATTAATCTGGACTCCATGCTCTATTTCACACACAAAGGAAACTCCAATTTCCAAGTCCGGATATTTGATTTTGGTGGCATTGAGAATTCATACCAACTCTGTGATCCTGAAGAACCACCATATGTAAGGACTGGTGACTATCAAATTGCAAAGTGTATCAACATCCCTCCTTCAACCAATGCTAAAGCCGTTGCTGCTAAGGTAAAAACCAAGTGGCCCTTTTTTGTGATGGACCTAACTGCTCGCATGATGTCGTCGCGATTTTTG CCTAATGTCCTTCATCTCAGTCACTTCACTGGTCAGAGACACCCTATCATCCTTACACACGGCCACATAGAGGTCAAAGTTACATATACAAGGTACATTGGAAAAAAGGACGGTAGCTTCGGCGTTATTTCTGGAGGATGGGAGAACTTTGCTTCATTGTGCAACTTCAAGCCAGGTGATGTGGGGATCTTCGAGGCGATATCTACTGAGCCAGTGACGATCATCAAGGTTCGATGCAGATAG
- the LOC107496215 gene encoding protein FAR1-RELATED SEQUENCE 5-like, whose translation MGGKSSKAVVMDGDLAMRDAINNVLPDATHQLCGWHLQRNACENIKNPNFLRDFKGLIYDNNDHGDFDRRWAAILDKYNLVGSTWMEKTYETRAMWSHCFLRDKFFGYIRTTSQCECINSLIRFYVNRKNTLIDFMHNLDRALKKYRNNELIAEFKSQCSEPVMITSLEVYESSTLCYFTRNIFKEIRNEIQRARALNIKVLSTTLDKIEFSVTALGDPAKDRRVEVDRSKNLFSCSCKLFESRGIPCSHVFCAMKFENILEFPDSLIYKRWTKNAKNKFISTEIPVNNDVERVLKFRVGVLASNYNKLCDIACKDLADFYEVQSELVKLVIYLQSRKQGKSTPNVNVEGINDPFVVKSKGVPSKRSSWRKKRACSNCHKYGHYYKRCPDLTQHSVQGNPCDRSETNASAKDSGFSPERFP comes from the coding sequence ATGGGTGGAAAAAGTTCTAAAGCAGTAGTAATGGATGGAGATCTTGCCATGCGAGATGCAATCAATAATGTTCTTCCTGATGCGACCCATCAGTTATGCGGATGGCATCTGCAGAGAAATGCATGTGAAAATATAAAGAATCCGAATTTCCTGCGCGATTTTAAGGGTCTTATATACGACAACAACGACCACGGAGACTTTGATCGGAGATGGGCAGCAATTTTGGATAAATACAACCTTGTTGGGAGTACTTGGATGGAAAAGACATACGAAACTCGTGCGATGTGGTCCCATTGTTTCCTCCGGGATAAGTTTTTCGGCTACATAAGGACGACGTCACAGTGCGAATGTATAAATTCTCTCATCAGGTTTTATGTTAATCGCAAGAACACCCTTATTGACTTCATGCACAACCTGGATAGGGCCTTAAAGAAGTATAGAAACAACGAATTAATAGCTGAATTTAAATCTCAGTGCTCAGAGCCAGTGATGATTACCTCGTTGGAAGTATATGAAAGTTCTACCTTATGTTATTTCACTCGAAACATTTTTAAGGAAATTCGTAATGAGATTCAGAGGGCAAGGGCTTTGAACATCAAGGTACTAAGCACAACCTTGGACAAGATAGAGTTCAGTGTGACTGCTCTCGGAGACCCGGCCAAAGATCGACGGGTGGAAGTCGATAGAAGTAAGAATCTGTTCTCGTGCTCGTGCAAGCTGTTTGAATCACGTGGTATTCCCTGTAGTCATGTTTTCTGTGCCATGAAGTTCGAAAACATACTTGAATTTCCAGATTCGTTGATCTATAAAAGGTGGACAAAGAATGCAAAGAACAAATTTATTAGCACAGAAATACCCGTGAATAATGACGTCGAAAGGGTGTTAAAGTTTCGAGTTGGTGTATTAGCATCGAATTACAACAAGCTGTGTGATATTGCTTGCAAGGATCTTGCAGACTTTTATGAAGTCCAGTCTGAACTTGTGAAGTTAGTTATCTACTTGCAGTCACGCAAACAAGGCAAGTCAACTCCTAATGTTAACGTGGAAGGCATCAACGATCCCTTTGTTGTCAAAAGCAAAGGTGTCCCTTCGAAGAGGTCTTcttggaggaagaagagagcATGCTCTAATTGCCACAAGTACGGTCATTACTACAAGCGCTGTCCAGATCTAACGCAGCATAGTGTGCAAGGTAACCCTTGCGATCGATCAGAGACCAATGCATCAGCCAAGGACTCAGGTTTTAGTCCAGAAAGGTTTCCTTAA
- the LOC107496223 gene encoding protein FAR1-RELATED SEQUENCE 5-like — MGVAEPVAYGDRVLMQSAGYLAWLHDERSRSCAVAENDDTNKMSRRIKCVDGGATYMHAKGLLYTATTRGKIMSRNEDDVKNNSDNDLGDDFDYQPNAEDDAEEDDVDSLDSTSKSKEVCGVKRIADLMVEDIWNLEFRTEDEACQFYNAYSCWHGFVMRKDNAVRDNQGRIISRQLVCNKEGWRNMRYLDMDDRSRKARSLMRTKCPARLRVKLDYGCGRWNVSCFVESHNHDLTPPQFAHLVLANRRLTVTDKVQVENLHNFDVKTCHIMGYIAFQKGGYHNAGFTRKDLYNHIDRYRRSKLKNGDANAAINYLIGKSNNDPLFFGKYTFTSDERLEHIFWADGQSIIDYHCFGDIVAFDSTYKKNKYNKPLVIFSGCNYHR, encoded by the exons ATGGGGGTGGCGGAACCAGTGGCGTATGGAGATAGGGTTTTGATGCAGAGCGCGGGGTACCTTGCGTGGCTGCACGATGAACGGAGCAGATCTTGCGCCGTCGCCGAGAACGACGACACAAACAAGATGAGCAGGAGGATAAAATG TGTGGATGGTGGTGCTACATATATGCATGCAAAGGGCCTTTTATATACCGCTACTACTAG GGGTAAAATTATGTCAAGAAACGAGGATGATGTGAAGAATAATTCTGATAATGATTTGGGTGATGATTTCGATTATCAACCGAATGCAGAAGATGATGCTGAAGAAGATGATGTGGATTCGCTGGATTCTACTAGCAAGAGTAAAGAAGTTTGTGGTGTAAAAAGAATAGCGGATTTAATGGTGGAGGATATTTGGAACCTGGAATTTAGGACAGAGGATGAAGCTTGCCAATTTTATAACGCTTATTCTTGTTGGCATGGATTTGTAATGAGGAAGGACAATGCGGTTAGGGATAATCAAGGTAGAATCATTAGCAGGCAACTTGTTTGCAACAAAGAGGGCTGGAGGAATATGAGGTATCTTGATATGGATGATAGATCAAGGAAGGCAAGGTCACTAATGCGAACCAAGTGTCCAGCTCGGCTTAGGGTAAAGCTTGACTACGGCTGCGGTAGatggaatgtatcatgttttgTGGAATCTCACAACCACGATCTGACGCCACCACAATTTGCGCATCTGGTTCTGGCCAATCGTCGTCTCACTGTCACTGATAAAGTCCAAGTGGAAAATCTTCATAATTTTGATGTCAAGACCTGCCATATTATGGGGTATATTGCGTTCCAGAAGGGTGGATATCATAATGCTGGCTTCACACGCAAAGATTTGTACAACCACATTGATCGTTATCGTCGGTCAAAACTTAAAAACGGGGATGCCAATGCGGCAATAAACTATTTGATTGGCAAGTCAAACAACGATCCGCTGTTCTTTGGAAAGTATACGTTCACTAGTGACGAAAGGCTCGAGCATATTTTTTGGGCAGATGGGCAGTCAATTATCGACTATCACTGTTTTGGAGATATTGTTGCTTTTGATTCAACCTACAAGAAGAATAAATACAACAAACCTTTGGTCATTTTCTCCGGATGCAATTATCACAGGTAG
- the LOC107496239 gene encoding pectinesterase inhibitor 3-like, translating to MDLAQAAVRVSLARSRSLSTYVTTLQSQMQQQAPPSTDRAALKDCVLQIADSVDELTRTLSELKNMRVGTASFQWHLSNARTWTSTSLTNCYSCVSGFGGSDGKVGLDVKQRVNSVGMLTSNALYLITRIGGADNGVGGGN from the coding sequence ATGGATCTGGCTCAAGCCGCTGTTAGGGTTAGCCTGGCTCGCTCTCGCTCACTCTCCACATATGTTACCACTCTTCAGTCTCAGATGCAGCAACAGGCGCCGCCTTCCACCGACCGAGCCGCTCTCAAGGACTGCGTGCTTCAGATCGCCGACTCCGTGGATGAGTTGACTCGGACGCTGAGCGAGTTGAAGAACATGCGGGTGGGAACGGCGTCGTTCCAGTGGCACCTCAGTAACGCGCGGACGTGGACTAGCACGTCCTTGACCAACTGTTACTCTTGCGTCAGCGGATTTGGCGGCAGCGACGGCAAGGTTGGGTTGGACGTGAAGCAGAGAGTGAACAGCGTAGGAATGCTCACCAGCAACGCGCTTTACCTCATCACCCGAATCGGTGGTGCTGATAATGGCGTTGGTGGAGGAAACTGA